The following proteins are co-located in the Microbulbifer sp. VAAF005 genome:
- a CDS encoding DNA starvation/stationary phase protection protein, whose protein sequence is MRKATGEAVGTQSRLAAPSDLSESARASITIAVNTLLADTFSLYMKTKNFHWHVSGPHFRDYHLLFDDQADEVFEMTDALAERVRKLGGTTLRSIGHIAKLQRSSDNDAEYVDPQDMLLELGEDNREMISSMRKVHELCDEHRDIATASLLEEYIDQAEKRSWFLFEASRSSGLTHH, encoded by the coding sequence ATGAGAAAAGCAACTGGAGAAGCGGTAGGCACACAATCCAGGCTAGCCGCCCCCTCTGATTTAAGTGAGAGTGCGAGGGCCAGCATTACTATTGCCGTTAATACCCTGCTGGCAGATACTTTCAGCCTATATATGAAGACAAAGAACTTTCACTGGCATGTTAGCGGCCCCCACTTCAGGGACTATCATTTGCTTTTCGATGATCAAGCCGATGAAGTATTCGAGATGACCGATGCCCTGGCGGAGCGCGTGCGCAAACTAGGAGGCACTACGCTTCGCTCCATTGGCCATATCGCCAAGCTACAACGATCTTCAGACAATGATGCCGAGTATGTAGATCCGCAAGATATGTTGTTAGAGCTAGGCGAAGATAACCGGGAAATGATCTCAAGTATGCGTAAAGTCCACGAACTTTGTGATGAGCATAGAGATATTGCTACCGCAAGCTTGCTGGAAGAGTATATTGATCAGGCAGAAAAGCGGTCATGGTTTTTGTTTGAGGCTAGTCGCAGCTCTGGTTTGACACACCACTGA
- a CDS encoding GNAT family N-acetyltransferase, translating to MVSPIVRAGVEQSNEVAGLVTKLLQALVGHKRNIDPEVMAVTAKKLLSQDNGFHAFLYHVDGAPVGVITLSRSAAIYAGGNYGVIEELYVEPGFRSQFIGKALLAEAISFAKEEGWPRLEVSTPERENWQRTIDFYLREGFLENSVGERLKLEL from the coding sequence ATGGTGAGTCCGATTGTAAGGGCCGGGGTGGAGCAGAGTAATGAAGTCGCAGGACTGGTAACAAAATTGCTGCAAGCCCTTGTCGGTCATAAGCGCAACATCGATCCAGAGGTGATGGCAGTAACGGCTAAGAAGCTGTTATCACAAGATAATGGATTCCATGCTTTCCTATATCATGTCGATGGAGCTCCTGTAGGAGTTATTACCCTATCCAGATCTGCCGCTATTTATGCCGGAGGCAACTACGGGGTAATCGAGGAGCTGTATGTTGAACCAGGGTTCCGCTCGCAGTTTATTGGCAAGGCTCTTTTGGCTGAGGCGATCAGCTTTGCGAAGGAAGAGGGCTGGCCACGGTTGGAAGTTAGTACTCCAGAAAGAGAAAACTGGCAACGAACAATTGATTTTTACCTCCGAGAAGGTTTCCTCGAGAATTCGGTCGGGGAGAGGTTGAAGCTGGAGCTGTAG